In Burkholderia sp. NRF60-BP8, a single window of DNA contains:
- the paaK gene encoding phenylacetate--CoA ligase PaaK, which yields MTTPLPLEPIETASRDELTALQLERLKWSLRHAYDHSPVYRRKFDEAGVHPDDLKTLADLSRFPFTTKGDLRDSYPFGMFAVPQDQISRIHASSGTTGKPTVVGYTAADIDTWANLVARSIRAAGARRGDKVHVSYGYGLFTGGLGAHYGAERAGLTVIPFGGGQTEKQVQLIQDFRPDIIMVTPSYMLSIADEIERQGLDPVQSSLRIGIFGAEPWTNDMRVAIEQRMGIDAVDIYGLSEVMGPGVASECVETKDGPTIWEDHFYPEIIDPDTGEVLPDGQLGELVFTSLTKEALPIIRYRTRDLTRLLPGTARTMRRMEKITGRSDDMMIVRGVNVFPTQIEEQLLKQRALAPHYQIVLTKEGPLDVLTLNVEPCPETAPDTAAIQAAKQALAYDIKSLIGVTAVINVLPVNGIERSVGKARRVVDKRKG from the coding sequence ATGACTACCCCGCTACCGCTCGAGCCGATCGAGACCGCCTCACGCGACGAGCTGACCGCGCTGCAGCTCGAACGCCTCAAGTGGTCGCTCCGGCACGCGTATGACCACTCGCCCGTCTATCGCCGCAAGTTCGACGAAGCCGGTGTGCATCCGGATGATCTGAAAACGCTCGCCGACCTGTCGCGCTTTCCGTTCACGACCAAGGGCGATCTGCGCGACAGCTATCCGTTCGGGATGTTCGCGGTGCCGCAGGACCAGATCTCGCGCATCCACGCGTCGTCGGGCACGACCGGCAAGCCGACGGTCGTCGGCTATACGGCCGCCGACATCGATACGTGGGCGAATCTCGTCGCACGCTCGATCCGCGCCGCCGGTGCGCGCCGCGGCGACAAGGTCCACGTCAGCTACGGCTACGGGCTGTTCACGGGCGGGCTCGGCGCGCACTACGGCGCCGAACGCGCAGGGCTGACCGTGATCCCGTTCGGCGGCGGCCAGACCGAAAAGCAGGTACAGCTGATCCAGGATTTCCGGCCCGACATCATCATGGTCACGCCGAGCTACATGCTGTCGATCGCCGACGAGATCGAGCGCCAGGGCCTCGATCCCGTGCAGAGTTCGCTGCGCATCGGCATCTTCGGCGCGGAGCCGTGGACCAACGACATGCGCGTCGCGATCGAACAGCGGATGGGCATCGACGCGGTCGACATCTACGGGCTATCCGAAGTGATGGGCCCGGGCGTCGCGTCCGAATGCGTCGAGACCAAGGACGGCCCGACCATCTGGGAAGACCACTTCTATCCGGAAATCATCGATCCCGACACCGGCGAAGTGCTGCCGGACGGCCAACTCGGCGAACTCGTGTTCACGTCGCTGACGAAGGAAGCGCTGCCGATCATCCGCTATCGCACGCGCGACCTCACGCGCCTGTTGCCGGGCACCGCCCGGACGATGCGCCGGATGGAGAAGATCACCGGCCGGTCGGACGACATGATGATCGTGCGCGGCGTCAACGTGTTCCCGACACAAATCGAGGAACAGTTGCTCAAGCAGCGCGCGCTCGCGCCGCACTATCAGATCGTGCTGACCAAGGAAGGTCCGCTCGACGTGCTGACGCTCAACGTCGAGCCGTGCCCGGAAACCGCGCCCGACACCGCGGCGATCCAGGCGGCAAAACAGGCGCTCGCGTACGACATCAAGTCGCTGATCGGCGTGACGGCCGTGATCAACGTGCTGCCCGTGAACGGCATCGAGCGCTCGGTCGGCAAGGCGCGCCGCGTCGTCGACAAACGCAAGGGCTGA
- the paaG gene encoding 2-(1,2-epoxy-1,2-dihydrophenyl)acetyl-CoA isomerase PaaG: protein MSYQAIQLDIDQAARVATITLNRPDKLNSFTRAMHRELQSALDEVEAAGARALILTGAGRGFCAGQDLADLDFTPGASTDLGTLIDEHFNPLIRRLQRLPIPVIAAVNGTAAGAGANLALACDLVFAARSSSFIQAFVKIGLVPDSGGTWFLPQRVGMARALGLALTGDKLGAEQAEQWGLIWRAVDDDALVATVRQLAAQLAQQPTLAIASIKQSMRDSVTNTLDQQLDLERDLQRKLGQSDDYAEGVKAFIEKRTPRFEGR from the coding sequence ATGTCCTATCAGGCGATCCAGCTGGATATCGATCAGGCCGCGCGCGTGGCCACGATCACGCTCAACCGCCCCGACAAGCTCAACAGCTTCACGCGGGCGATGCATCGCGAACTGCAATCGGCGCTCGATGAAGTCGAGGCGGCGGGCGCACGCGCACTGATTCTGACGGGTGCGGGACGCGGCTTTTGCGCGGGCCAGGACCTCGCCGACCTCGACTTCACGCCAGGCGCGTCCACCGACCTCGGCACGCTGATCGACGAGCATTTCAATCCGCTGATCCGCCGCCTGCAGCGTCTGCCGATTCCGGTGATCGCCGCCGTCAACGGCACGGCGGCCGGCGCCGGCGCGAATCTCGCACTTGCGTGCGACCTGGTGTTCGCCGCCCGCTCGAGCAGTTTCATCCAGGCCTTCGTCAAGATCGGACTCGTACCCGATTCGGGCGGCACGTGGTTCCTGCCGCAACGCGTCGGCATGGCACGCGCGCTGGGGCTCGCGCTGACCGGCGACAAGCTCGGCGCCGAACAGGCCGAACAGTGGGGCCTGATCTGGCGCGCGGTCGACGACGACGCGCTCGTCGCCACGGTCCGCCAGCTTGCCGCCCAGCTCGCGCAGCAGCCGACGCTCGCCATCGCGTCGATCAAGCAGTCGATGCGAGACAGCGTCACGAACACGCTCGATCAGCAGCTCGACCTCGAGCGCGATCTGCAGCGCAAGCTCGGCCAGTCGGACGACTATGCGGAAGGGGTGAAGGCCTTCATCGAGAAGCGCACGCCGCGCTTCGAAGGGCGTTGA
- the mltA gene encoding murein transglycosylase A: MWFGPRLAGWMAAAAAAALLAACGGAPTRTSALKPPTGAAIVPGQVAAKRLTPVAWQQVPGWQDDSLIGATAALRQNCARLARQPAWARACAAADRLDELDVSSARTFFETYFTPFQLANTDGTLDGLVTGYYEPLLHGSRVRRGPYQYALYRWPAGYRAGAALPARAQLERAGILNGNELVWVDDPIEAFFLQVQGSGRVLLDDGSVMRVGFGGTNNQPYRSIGKWLLDRGELTPAQATMQGIKAWAKANPTRVDALLDTNPRFVFFRDMPTKEDAPHGGADGPIGALGVPLTPERSIAVDPSSIPLGTPVFLQTTRPLTNTPMNRLVFAQDTGSAIKGGVRADYFWGLGDDAGDLAGRMKQVGRMWLLFPNS; the protein is encoded by the coding sequence ATGTGGTTTGGGCCCCGGCTGGCCGGGTGGATGGCCGCAGCCGCGGCGGCGGCGCTGCTCGCCGCGTGCGGCGGCGCGCCGACGCGAACCTCCGCGCTGAAGCCGCCGACCGGCGCGGCGATCGTGCCGGGGCAGGTCGCCGCGAAGCGGCTCACGCCGGTCGCGTGGCAGCAGGTGCCGGGCTGGCAGGACGATTCGCTGATCGGCGCGACGGCCGCGCTGCGGCAGAACTGCGCGCGGCTCGCGCGCCAGCCCGCGTGGGCGCGCGCTTGCGCGGCCGCCGACCGGCTCGACGAACTCGACGTCAGCAGCGCACGCACCTTCTTCGAAACGTATTTCACGCCGTTCCAGCTCGCGAATACCGACGGGACGCTCGACGGGCTCGTGACCGGCTATTACGAGCCGCTGCTGCACGGCTCGCGCGTGCGTCGCGGCCCGTATCAATACGCGCTCTATCGCTGGCCGGCCGGCTATCGCGCGGGCGCCGCGCTGCCGGCACGCGCGCAGCTCGAGCGCGCCGGCATCCTGAACGGCAACGAGCTCGTGTGGGTCGACGATCCGATCGAGGCATTCTTCCTGCAGGTGCAGGGCTCGGGTCGCGTGCTGCTCGACGACGGTTCGGTGATGCGGGTCGGCTTCGGCGGCACCAACAACCAGCCGTATCGTTCGATCGGCAAGTGGCTGCTCGATCGCGGCGAACTGACGCCCGCGCAGGCGACGATGCAGGGCATCAAGGCCTGGGCGAAGGCGAACCCGACGCGTGTCGACGCGCTGCTCGACACGAATCCGCGCTTCGTGTTCTTCCGCGACATGCCGACCAAGGAAGATGCGCCGCACGGCGGCGCGGACGGTCCGATCGGCGCGCTCGGCGTGCCGCTGACCCCGGAGCGCTCGATCGCGGTCGATCCGTCGTCGATCCCGCTCGGCACGCCGGTGTTCCTGCAGACCACGCGTCCGCTGACGAACACGCCGATGAACCGGCTCGTGTTCGCGCAGGATACGGGCTCGGCGATCAAGGGCGGCGTGCGGGCAGACTATTTCTGGGGGCTCGGCGACGATGCCGGCGACCTGGCCGGCCGGATGAAGCAGGTCGGCAGGATGTGGCTGCTGTTCCCGAATTCGTGA
- the apaG gene encoding Co2+/Mg2+ efflux protein ApaG, whose translation MSQYQFTVSVKTSYLPEQSDPDHRQYAFAYTLTIRNTGQVAAQLIARHWIITDSESHVQEVKGLGVVGHQPLLQPGEHFEYTSWAVIATPVGTMRGAYFCVAEDGERFEAPVDEFALHMPRTLH comes from the coding sequence ATGAGTCAGTATCAGTTCACCGTTTCGGTGAAAACCAGCTACTTGCCGGAACAATCCGACCCCGATCACCGTCAATACGCATTCGCGTACACGCTGACCATCCGCAACACGGGACAGGTCGCGGCCCAACTGATCGCGCGCCACTGGATCATCACGGACAGCGAGAGCCACGTGCAGGAAGTGAAGGGGCTCGGCGTCGTCGGCCACCAGCCGCTGCTGCAGCCGGGCGAGCATTTCGAATACACGAGCTGGGCCGTGATCGCGACGCCGGTCGGCACGATGCGCGGTGCGTACTTCTGCGTGGCGGAGGACGGTGAGCGTTTCGAGGCGCCGGTCGACGAGTTCGCCCTGCACATGCCGCGCACGTTGCATTGA
- the paaI gene encoding hydroxyphenylacetyl-CoA thioesterase PaaI has translation MMNATATLDPDSLARATAQAMYDADACSRAFGMEIVEVRAGYARLQMRVRPEFLNGHQTCHGGIIFTLADSTFAFACNSYNLNAVAAGCSIEFLRPVHGGDVLTAEAVEQARAGRHGIYDIRVTNQTGDTIAMFRGKSAQIKGTVIPEDR, from the coding sequence ATGATGAACGCCACCGCCACGCTCGACCCCGATTCGCTCGCCCGCGCCACCGCGCAGGCCATGTACGACGCCGACGCCTGCAGCCGCGCGTTCGGCATGGAAATCGTCGAAGTACGCGCCGGCTACGCCCGCCTGCAAATGCGCGTGCGGCCCGAATTCCTGAACGGGCACCAGACCTGTCACGGCGGCATCATCTTCACGCTCGCCGATTCGACTTTCGCGTTCGCGTGCAACTCGTACAACCTGAATGCGGTCGCGGCCGGCTGCTCGATCGAATTCCTGCGCCCCGTGCACGGCGGCGACGTGCTGACGGCCGAGGCGGTCGAACAGGCGCGTGCCGGCCGCCACGGCATCTACGACATCCGTGTCACGAACCAGACAGGCGACACGATCGCGATGTTTCGCGGCAAATCCGCCCAGATCAAGGGCACGGTCATCCCGGAAGACCGCTGA